The following are encoded in a window of Eschrichtius robustus isolate mEscRob2 chromosome 1, mEscRob2.pri, whole genome shotgun sequence genomic DNA:
- the LOC137765282 gene encoding SIN3-HDAC complex-associated factor: MFGFHKPKMYRSIEGCCICRAKSSSSRFTDSKRYEKDFQSCFGLHETRSGDICNACVLLVKRWKKLPAGSKKNWNHVVDARAGPSLKTTLKPKKVKTLSGNRIKSNQISKLQKEFKRHNSDAHSTTSSASPAQSPCYSNQSDDGSDTEMASGSNRTPVFSFLDLTYWKRQKICCGIIYKGRFGEVLIDTHLFKPCCSNKKAAAEKPEEQGPEPLPISTQEW, encoded by the coding sequence ATGTTTGGTTTTCACAAGCCAAAGATGTACCGAAGTATAGAGGGCTGCTGTATTTGCAGAGCTAAATCCTCCAGTTCTCGATTCACTGACAGTAAACGCTATGAAAAGGACTTCCAGAGCTGTTTTGGGTTACATGAGACTCGTTCAGGAGACATCTGTAATGCCTGTGTCCTGCTTGTGAAAAGATGGAAGAAATTGCCAGCAGGATCAAAAAAAAACTGGAATCATGTGGTAGATGCAAGGGCAGGACCCAGTCTAAAGACAACACTGAAaccaaagaaagtgaaaactcTATCTGGAAACAGGATAAAAAGCAACCAGATCAGTAAACTGCAGAAGGAATTTAAACGTCACAATTCTGATGCTCACAGTACCACCTCAAGTGCCTCTCCAGCTCAATCTCCTTGTTATAGTAACCAGTCAGATGATGGCTCAGATACAGAGATGGCTTCTGGCTCTAACAGAACGCCAGTGTTTTCCTTTTTAGATCTCACATActggaaaagacagaaaatatgcTGTGGCATTATCTATAAAGGCCGTTTTGGGGAAGTCCTCATTGACACACATCTATTCAAGCCTTGCTGCAGCAATAAGAAAGCAGCTGCTGAAAAGCCGGAGGAGCAGGGGCCAGAGCCTCTGCCCATCTCCACTCAGGAGTGGTGA